ttcatcATTGCAAAGTGATGTGCTTTCAATACTAGCGGTCATGGGCTATGATCGTTATGCGGCTATCTGTAATCCCCTGCATTATCATATGAAGATGAACCAAAAAAATTGTCTTATATTGGCCACTGTCTCTTGGGTTATGGGTTGTATGGAAGCCACACCTTTACTAGTAGCAATATTAAGCTTCAAATGTTATAAATCCAACATAATAGATCATTTTTTCTGTGATGATATGCCATTGAAGAAACTCATTTGCAGTGACACAACATTTTTGGACCTTTACATACTTATTGGTGGAGGTTTAATTACATGTTTCACTCCATTTAGTCTCACTTTCATctcttatatttttataattaacaCCATCATGAGAATTAATTCCAGCACTGGAAGACATAAAGCCTTCTACACATGCTCCTCACACCTCATTGTTGTGATCCTTCTTTATACAACAATCTTCTGCCAATATCTGACACCAGAATCCATCGATAACTTAGAAAGCAAAAAACTTTTTTCTCTCTTTAATACAGCAGTAGTTCCCATACTGAATCCAATGATTTACAGTCTGAAAAATAAAGATGTGAAATCATCACTTAGACgatttttaaaagaatttaaggTTTCTTTTTAAAAGGATATAGAAAACCCAAATTCCCAATTACACACCAAAACTCAAGCAAATGAACATTATGAAAGCAAGTTTGCAtggaataaaaaatatgtataagttGCTTACATGTAGaattaatgtattattttaaattgtatatttatcaACTTCTTTCATGGAGGCAGTAGAATATTTCCAGCTATTGAAGTATACTCTTTCTATTCAAGAATAACTCACTTTGGGCCAGATAACACTGGAGCACTATCTTTGCACACTAGTGATATCAGTAAATTGTGCTcgttttgcaagttgaaagtaaatgtgaatgtatgAGCGCAaccacgatttatgctagaatgagtaCCGctacctcagagttctggttaactgttttgcaaaactaaaaagtgtcccagaacacataaaaaaatatataatatatatttcttccaaccaaatccaggaggcaggtgttctccctaacaatttcagtgaccactgctttagtgtactgcatgcgcaaaataaaggcaactacattttctcccaagattaaaatcaccaggtcttaaaaaaatgtaatcttcaatcatttctaaatgacatcaagaacctctccTGGCACAGATTATACCTAATCCTAGATATAAACTCTGCAGTTGAGTTCTTTCAGTCTTAACTCCTACAAGTTTTGAATtgacatgccccgctgcgtaaggtgagagtaaaaggagcacacttgaattggatcacagctgacctcattcaaatgtaccagttttgggattcattgtggtcaaagttcaagcatacaggctctatgaacgatcattgtgtatatagaaaatggcgaaataaaTGCActtaacaaacaaaattggccaaggcccaatatttctatgaaaatctgaacaataacatatcaaatcttagaaagt
The nucleotide sequence above comes from Bombina bombina isolate aBomBom1 chromosome 7, aBomBom1.pri, whole genome shotgun sequence. Encoded proteins:
- the LOC128636575 gene encoding olfactory receptor 5M11-like; the encoded protein is MEQINYTAVTYFIIKGISEKPELQAPIFFLILLIYLICLGGNTMILLLVSLDPQLRTPMYFFLSNLSLIDIFSTTVTLHNILFSFISGDNTTSFISCMTHMYIFSSLQSDVLSILAVMGYDRYAAICNPLHYHMKMNQKNCLILATVSWVMGCMEATPLLVAILSFKCYKSNIIDHFFCDDMPLKKLICSDTTFLDLYILIGGGLITCFTPFSLTFISYIFIINTIMRINSSTGRHKAFYTCSSHLIVVILLYTTIFCQYLTPESIDNLESKKLFSLFNTAVVPILNPMIYSLKNKDVKSSLRRFLKEFKVSF